The Paenibacillus sp. BIC5C1 DNA segment CACTTTGCTTTCTTTCAGATTGTCCATGGATTCCTTCGTATCATAGCCTTTCAGCGTCCTGTCTTCTAGAAAAATATAATCCGGGTTCATTTCCGGCAAAAATTCCAGGGAAAACTGGCTAAACCAATCTGTAGAGTCTTTGATCACCTCGGGGCTGTTAAGACCCAAAGTATCATAGAAAAAGACGCTGCTGCTGCCTCCTTTGGGACCCATAAAACGGTAACGATTGTGTTCCACTCGAAGAACAAGCACTGTTTTGTCACCGATGGCTTGAGAAATTTTCTTCTGTGCCTGCTTCGCCTTCTCATCAAATTCAGCCAGCACTTTGGCAGATTCCTCTGTCTTGTCAAAGACAGCAGCCAGCTTCGGCATGGCAATCTGCATTTCACTGTTGGAATCCAAAGCCACCGTTGGAGCAATCTTGGATAGTTCATCATAAACGCCTTGTTCCATGCCTACGCCTGCGGTAACAATCATATCTGGTGACAACGTCAGCAATTGTTCATAATTATATTGATATTGTTCAGCTTCAATCATTTGTACCCCCTGTTCCTCAAAATAAGACGCACGATATTCCGGTTCAATCTCCGGAACAAATATAACCATCTGCGGTGTAACGCCCATCTCAATCAAGTACTCGGCATAGATGGAATCCAGTACAAGCATATTTTGAGGATTCGTAGGGATCGTCACCTCTCCAAACTGATCCCGAACAACCTTCGTTTCATTTTCCCCTGCCATTATTGCTGAAGCTTCCACTTCCTGATTAGAAGTACCGGAACAGGCGGAAAGCACCAAATTTAGCGCCAACAGCACCATTCCTAAACCTTTAAACCTTCGTGACATGATCTACTCGCCCCTTATGTATATTGATAATGATAATTATTATCAAATACTAGCAAATAGGAAGAGATCCTTCCATAGGAGATGGTGCGTATTCAGTTGGATTATTGTGCTCTATCAGACATTGGTGACGAGGCTATTCACAATTTGATTCAAAATCATTTGGTTTCCAATAATTCCGCGGCCATCCACCCACAGGCGTGTATCCACAAGAAATACCCTGTTGTTTTTTACAGCCTTCAAGTCATTCCATTGAGTGCTCTCCACTAACTTGTTCATATTTTCTTCAGCACTAAAGTGCTGCATGACTCGTTTCTCCACAAACAGGTAATCGGGATTGGCTTTGACCAACAAGTCGAGTGAGCAAGGATTAAACCACGCCTCCCCTGATTGCAGCGGCTTTGGCAAAGTTAAACGGAGCTGTTCGTACAGCAAATGCGATACCCCACTAGAATGACCACCCAAATATCGATAACCAAACGGTTCTACCCTCAGCACCATCACGGTAGAGGAAGATTGGACAAAATGCTGCAGTTGCTGCTGTGCTGCGTTTACTTCCAATTTCATCTGCATATGAAGTTTATGGGCTGTATCTTCTCGGTGAAACAAACTAGCCAGTTGATGGAGCAGAGCCTCCACATCGTTATTCAAACCAGTTATGATGGGTGCGATTGTGCGCAGCCTTTGCTTGATCTCTTCTGTCCAACAATTTCCCACAATCCATTCGGGCTCAACCTGCCGAATCAGTTCCACATCCAGCTCATATTGGGAGACTTTCAACATCTTCACCTGATGCGTTTCAAATAGTTCATGTTGATGTTCAGGCAATAGCAAGGGAGTTACCACAACGGCATGCGGAATAATACCCAAGTGAATCAACACCTCCGCACAAAGCGGTGAAAGACATATGATTTTACGCTGGGGTAGCGTGTGTGCATAATTTCTCGGGGAAACACCCGTTAACTGTTTGAAACGACGACTGAAATAATGGGCATCCTCAAATCCGGTCTTTTTGGCAATGTCCTGAGATGTAGCCGTTGTTAATAACAGCTCCTCTTGAGCACGATAGATCCTGTATTGAGCCAGATAATCCAGAGGCGGCTTTCCATAACGCTCACTGAATTTGCGGGAATAATACCAAGGACTGATGCCTGCGACCTCAGACAATTGCTTTCGGGAGATGACCTGTTCATAATGTTGCTGCATGTATTCCACAGAGCGGATAATGCTTCGTTCCACGTTTGGCCCCTCTTCCGACAACTCACGGTATACATGTTGCAAAAGTTCATACACCAGATGCTGATTTCTAACCCGGATGGCATTTGGATCAGGAGAACCTTTCTCACTCCAATGTTCGCTGAGATTCGCCAGTGTGCCACCGGTTAATTTCACTTTTTGATATGTCTCTCCTGACGGTACATGCCAATCATATTTCTCCACTTCACCTCGGTCTGGAAACATCGCATATGTATCGAACTGAACATGCCATCCGGCCAAATCCAGATTACCAACCTCAATCACTTCGATCACAGAGTTTTCTTGCACAGCAATTAACTCACCATAAGATATCGGAACCCTATGACCATTAATATTCCAGTTCGCATTCCCATCGAGGATGAGTAGTAAAGCATGACTAGGAAAGTGAATCAGCTTTCCCGCAGTCATCCATTGGTCTGTCAGTGGCTTAGTTGACTTCCATTGAGCCATCCACTCTATGTTGTTGGGCATATGTATGGTCATCCCTTTCTTCATGGTTTATATGTTTAAATTCTTTCCATTCCTGCATTGTATACTGGAATGCAATTCACCGTAATGCTTTTCCATCAAGCACTATTTATATCATCTATGAACTTCATCTCTCCAAGACTATTGTCCAAGCCATTACCTGCTGTTCAACATATGGTATATCACAATCTGTCATACAGACAGTTTGTCTAACAGCAGAGGAGGAATGACCCATGGATAAACAGGTCTCTATTTCTCAGACGTATCCCCGTCTTACCGTGTACAGTGAGGAGAATTTCAGAGGGCTTCGAAGAGTATATCGCGGCAACCTCGGAATCGCCGATATTGATGCTGTTCTGACAGGGATCGAAAGTCTGAAATTTTTCTCAACCAATCCAAACGCCACACTCGTGTTATTTGATCGTTCACGTTTTCGTGACAATTTCGTTGTATTGCGGGGAAATCGAATCATTCGCGAACTGGATGACTTCTTGCGCAGAGGTGATGTGGAGTCTCTCATTGCTTCCAATCAGCGGTTAACACTGGCACAGATTCGCGAAATTAGAAGAACCGGAGAGCTTCCTCCCGGCTACCGATTAATCTAATTTGTTAGATTCACCGACGGAAATACGTTCAACATTCCAGTGATGCATATCTTGTATGTGCATCACTGGAAATAAAAAAATTAAAACAGGGATATCTGGACTCCTTATGAAAAATACTGTGTACATAAAAATAATGAAATGCAACGATTCTATATTTTGCCCGTAAGGGTAATACAAGTGAAGCACATTGAAATCTATGATTCAAGGAGCTGGTCATTTGCAATATTACAGACACAGTGCAGAGGAGACGCTTCAGGACGTTCAGAGTTCCACGGATGGGCTCACAACCTCTGAGGCTGCGAAGAGACTGGAGACGGAAGGCTATAATGAGTTAAAAGGAAAAGCTGCAACCCCCGTCTGGAAGCTGTTTATTGAAAATTTTAAAGATCCCATGGTTATCGTGCTGCTCATCGCAGCCGCTGTTCAGATCGTCCTTGGACACCTGATTGAATCGCTAATCATTTTTCTCGTCATTCTGTTAAATGCGGTAATCAGCGTTGTGCAGACCAAAAAGGCCGAAAGTTCTCTGGACGCACTCCGGCAAATGTCCGCTCCCGAAGCCAAAGTCATTCGTGACGGGCAGAAAAAAACGATTCCCGCGCGGGAACTTGTTCCCGGCGATATTGTCTTGCTGGATGCAGGGGATTATGTCCCGGCAGACGGCCGCATTTTGGAATCAGGCAGCTTGCGAATCAACGAAGGCATGCTGACCGGAGAATCCGAAGCAGCGGAGAAACACGCAGATGCCATCCCGGAAGAAGCTCCGATCGGTGATCGTCGCAATATGGCATTCAGTGGATCACTGGTGGTGTATGGTCGGGGTACGCTCGTCATTACGGGTACAGCGCTGAAAACGGAAATCGGAAAGATTGCCGAATTGATTGAAAATGCAGAGGCGAAGGAAACCCCGTTACAGCGCAAATTGGAATCGTTTAGTAAGAAGCTGGGCTTCTTTATCCTGGGCTTGTCGATTCTTATTTTCGCCATCGAAGCAGGACGTGTCTGGTTAACTGAAGGAACGGAAAATATCGGGCCATCCATTGTGAATGCCCTCATGTTCGCAGTTGCCGTAGCTGTCGCCGCCATTCCTGAAGCCCTTTCCTCCATTGTGACGATTGTATTGTCTCTGGGAACGAATAAAATGGCCAAGCAGCATGCCATCATCAGACGTCTTCCTGCCGTAGAAGCCTTGGGTTCTGCCAGCATTATCTGTACCGACAAAACAGGAACGCTTACTCAAAACAAAATGACCGTGGTGGACTATTACATTCCACATGGCACCAAAGACCAATTCCCCGATGATCCCAAACAGTGGTCTGCAGAGGAACGGCGCTTATTACATATTGCAGTACTCTGCAATGATTCGAATATTAACCAGGAAGGCAAGGAACTTGGTGATCCTACCGAAGTGGCGCTCATTGCCTTCAGTAACCGGGTGAACAAGGATTACAATGAAATTCGTGACCAGTTTCCGCGTGAAGCCGAGCTTCCTTTTGACTCGGACCGGAAACTGATGAGTACAGTGCACACATTTGAAGGACAGACGGCTCTGCTGACCAAAGGCGGCCCGGATGTGCTGTTCAGCCGGTGTAGCCATGTTTTTATAAACGGAGAAGTTCAGCCATTGACACCCGAGATTCGCACCCAGTTTGAAGAAAAAAACGAAGCATTCTCCAAACGGGCCTTTCGTGTGCTGGCTTACGCCTACAAAAAGTTTGATGACCAAGGTCAGCTCACCATCGAGGACGAACATGATCTAACGCTTGTTGGTCTAACGGCTATGATCGATCCACCGCGTGAAGCGGTATATGGTTCCATCGAAGAGTCCAAGAAGGCGGGCATTCGCACCATCATGATCACTGGAGACCACAAAACAACAGCCCAAGCCATTGGTATTGATATCGGACTTGCAGGCCCGGACGATCTGGCTCTTACCGGAGCAGAGCTGGACAAACTGTCCGATGAAGAACTCGATCAGCAACTCGAACATATCTCGGTGTATGCACGCGTATCTCCTGAAAATAAAATCCGCATCGTGCGTGCGTGGCAGCGCAAAGGCAAGATTGCAGCGATGACCGGAGACGGTGTCAACGACGCACCTGCACTGAAACAGGCAGACATCGGCGTAGCGATGGGCAGCGGGACGGATGTCGCGAAAGATGCGGCAGCCATGATTTTGACGGATGATAACTTTGTTTCCATCGTAAATGCAGTCAGTGTCGGACGTATGGTATTTGATAATATCAAAAAAGCCATTGCGTACTTGTTTGCAGGAAACCTCGGGGCGATTATCGCCATTTTGTTTGCACTTGTGGTCGGCTGGGTGAACCCATTTACAGCTCTCCAGCTGCTTTTCATCAATTTGGTGAATGACTCCCTGCCTGCCATTGCACTGGGCACCGAAAAAGCTGAACCGGATGTCATGCGGCGCAAACCGCGGGATATCAACGAAGGCATCTTTGCCGGCGGAACGTTGCAGGCTGTCATTACACGTGGTGTTCTGATCGGGGTGGCTGTTATCGTATCCCAATATATTGGACTTGGGATCTCGGAGGAAATGAGTGTGGCAATGGCCTTCACAACCCTGATTCTGGCACGGAGTCTGCAAACTTTTGCAGCTCGCTCCAACACACAGACGATTTTCCAGGTTGGCTTCACTACCAACAAATATGTCCTCGGCTCCATCCTGGTTTGTCTCTGCCTGTATGGAATCACGCTGATTCCAGGGGTTCGCAGCATCTTCGCCATCCCGGCAGCCTTTGGCTGGAATGAGTTCCTCATCGCAGGGGGACTCGCTCTCGCCGCGGTCATTCTGATGGATGTCATCAAGTGGATTCGCAATCGTGGCACATCAACTACTGCTTCCTAAAAATGAACACATGAAAGTGAAATATACCAAAACGGCGTCCTGGTCAGGACGTCGTTTTGTTCTGATTACCAATCGAATCCGTATGACATTATTGCCATATACATAGATTGAGCGTAAAATGGTTTATTGAATTCATAGACAGGAATGGTTACGTGAAAGATAAAATTGTAATGCCTCTCTGGACTTGCTGCCTATTCATCGTTGTGATGAATACCACCATGTTTAACGTCTCTTTACCCGTGATTATTCATGATCTTCAGATTACATCGGACCTGGGGTCCTGGGTCATTTCAAGCTACTCCATTGGTTACGCCTTGTCGACGGTGATTTACAGTCGTTTGTCTGACCGTATTCCGGTACGCAAACTGCTGACGGTTGGATTGCTGATCTTGGGCTTATCTTCATTGCTTGGATTATTTGCGCACAGCTTTTCAATTCTATTGCTGACACGTATTTTGCAATCTGCGGGTGCAGGGGTGATGGCCGGACTTGGGCTTGTCATCGCAAGCCGTTATATTCCAGTGGAGCGACGCGGAGCTGCCATCGCACTGATCTCATCAGGCAGTGCCATGGCATTTGGGCTTGGTCCCATTGTGGGTGGACTCATTAGCGAGTATTGGGGCTGGAATGGACTTTTCGCTATCACAGTGCTTGTCCTGCTTGCGCTGCCCGTACTGCTCTATTTTCTACCTCGTGAAACGGCCAAACCTGAGAACCCTTTTGATATGATCGGTGCAGCATTAACCGTGATTAATGCAACCACTCTTCTGGTTGCCATCACTCAACAGTCTTGGTTATGGCTGGCTATAGGTGTCATTTCACTTGTTGCACACATCGTGTATATTCGCAGGGCGAGCCTTCCTTTTGTGAATCCACATGTATTCCGAACACCCGGGTTTACCCGGCTGCTGATCATCGGCTTCTGTGTTCTGGTCGTAAATCTGGGCAATCTGTTCCTGATGCCGCTAGTGCTCGCTGATCTGTTTGGACGTTCGTCACTGGCTATTGGTCTGCTGATTGCTCCGGGTGCCATCGTTTCGGCATTCTGCACCCGTTTCGTAGGTCGCTGGATCGACCGTTATGGCAATATGCGTTTTCTGATGATCGGACACATTTTGCTTGCCGCAGTACTTGCTCTGTTTATGCTGGGACTGAATCAGTCTGCCTTGATCATCACCGGCGGATATCTCTTTTTCTCCCCGGCACTCTCCGCATCGATAGCTTCGCTGAATAACGAAGCGTCTCGGGTGCTGCCCAAAGCACAGATCGGTTCCGGTATGGGTTTGCTGCAGTTGATTCAGTTTTTTGGCGGCTCGGTATCCGTGGCTGTTTGCGGTCTGTTGCTTCACGGCATTCCAGGCGTTCCGATTGAGGAAGCCTATCATTATGTATATGGATGTCTGCTTTTAGTCTGTCTGATCTCGCTTGTCATCGTGGTTTGGCATAACAAAGCTGGACGATCGAACTCTACGACTACAATGACTGAGACTGGATAGGTTGCAAACAAGGATGTATTCTATATCATTCAATTAGAACATGCATGTATTCGTTTGAGTAAAAGGCCCGCGCATAGCGCGAGCCTTTTGTCGTTCATGAGGATGTTCAAACGGTGAATCACTCTACTGAATCACTCGATCTGGCTTTTAAACAAGTTATGAATATATTGAAATTGGCAGCGATCTCTCGTACATTTTCCTCCAGCAGTTGCTGGGCTTCCTCCGATGTCTCTGATTCACTCTCAGCATCTTCGCGCACCATTGCTTCTTCATGATCCATAACCAGTACGCCAGGAGATTCTGAATTCGTTCGATAATCCAATAAATAGTTGTTGCCGCTGCTGACACTCCAAGCAAATGGAATGATCCGGCGTGGATCGGGATTCACATCGTCAACCAGATTGATGTTATTCGCAATGAACTGATCATCGAGAGCAGAGAAACGAATCTCCCAATCAATGATCTCTCCATTTTCAATCATATCAAATGCCTGACCGCCAGACTCCTGCTGAAACTCCACATATTCGTGGGGAAACACAATGCCGTAATACTTCTGAATGTTATCGATATTCAATTTATTCATATACTCCCTCCCCTACAGCCCTGTCATAACACATCATTTCCCAGCCAATGCTGCCTTCCAGGCCTCCTCCACCGCTACAGGAGCTTTTGTGCTGCTCTCGCCGCCGCCCTCCTCTGTCCAAAGCGGTGGATAATATGCAAATACTTGCCCTGTCTGAAGCTGCCCCATGTCGTTTTGCCAACCCTTCCAGCGAAAGGTCTGATAGTACTGCTCCAGATCACCATTGGCCAACCAGTTGATGAAGCCTGAATAAGCCAGTTCTGTCGATTCCCATTCCAGCGTGTCAGGGGCAAAATAGTATACATGTCCCGTACGGCCATACTTACCCATATCCATTCCGAAAAATCCACCCGCGGCATCGTAGGCGACGATCATCATGCCTTCCAATGCGGGTACACACGGCATGTCACCCACACCATTCCAACGGGTCAGACTCCCGAAAATACGGTCACTACCCGATCCAAGTAATGTAATCCAGCCATCATCCAACACGATTCCCTCTGTCTCATAGGCAACGGCTCCCAAATAGGATTTGGTGCTTACTTGGAGGCGATAGAGCGCATCTTCTCCGACCTCCCGCTGTGCAGGTATATAGGTGTATTTATTTTGTCCATGGTCCAACAGTTCCTTGAGTTCCTCCCAAGCATGATATTCCCGATCCACTAATTCATTTGCAGATAGTTTATGCATGATCACTCGCCCCTCTCCAACCTATAACTTTACATATCGTTCATTTCCAATAGCTGCTCGTTTATTCAGACTTGGCGAAGCTCATCAACGCTTCAGGGTTCATAATAACTATTTTTTGATTTTGCATTTGCACCACATCCTGCTGCTGCAAATCCTTTAACAATATGCTTACCGTTTCCCTCAGAGTTCCAACCATATCTGCCAGATCCTGATGAGTCAGTCTCAAATTAATGATGGACTTTCCCTCTTCCTGTGCACCGAATTTGGAATACAGTTTTTGCAGCGTCAGCATTAATCGTGTTTTGGCATCATTGATTTTCATCTCATGCAGCTTCTCATTAGCCAGGATCAGACGATCAATCTGAAGCTGTAGCAAACGGTCTTTAACACCTGGATATTGGGCAATCAACTGTTTGAATACCTTACCGTCAATGGTACAGACCACACTGTCACGATGGGAAACCACAGATAACAGCCTCTCCTTGATGGGATCGATAAGCTCCATATCTCCAAAGACATCGCCCTGACCCAGCAAATCAACTGTATGCTCTCTCCCCTGTGTCGTTCTGTACACTTTGATGACTCCCGATAACACAATATAGGCATAATGACTCGGTTCACCTTCATCAAAAATCCGTTTGCCTTTGGGGTAAGATATCGTTCGGAATAAAGGACAGATTTCTTCAAGTTCTTCCGGATACAAGTCTCTGAATAACGGAATATCTTGCCATAATGTCATAATGCCCATAAGCTTCCTTTCTGTACCTCGGATGATCGTATGCTGGCATACAGCACTTCTTCACCAGCGCTGTTATAGTAGGTTCAAGAACACGATGCCACAATCAAACCACCTATTTTCCACAACCAGCATGTCCATTATTTTGTATAACGAGGAGAGAATGTGATGAGAATTAATCTGGATGGGCTGGGTTTAACCGAGACACCGGAACATGTATGGGATACTGAAAATCTGCTTGAACTAAGCCTCTATAACAACCGGATCAACACAATTCCCGATCGGCTGTTCCAACATACTGATATTGAAGTTTTGAATTATGCAGGAAATGAAATTGAGATTTTGCCAAGCCTTATCGGTCGCCTTGCTCGCTTGAGAATGCTGGATCTTGGACATAATCGTCTCGAACAGTTGCCCAAAGAAATTGGACAATTAAGCTCGCTGGATACGTTCCTCTACCTGAGCAACAATCGATTTACAAATCTTCCTGCAGAGTTGTGTAACCTCAAGTCACTTCGATATCTGAATGTTACAGACAATCAGCTTCGGGAGTTCCCAGCAGAATTAGGCAATCTGAAGAGCCTCATTGAGCTACGTTTATATTATAACAAACTGGAATCACTTCCCGAATCGCTTACCGAACTAAGCCAATTGAGAGAACTTCACGTATACGGTAATCTGCTCACTTACCTGCCTCAGGGACTAGGCCACCTTACTGAACTTCGCATATTGGATTGTAACAACAATCGGATTAATGAACTGCCTCACTCTATTCAGGGCATGAAAAAATTGAGAAAGCTAAGCCTTAGAACAAACAGAATAACCCAGTTACCTTCAGAAATCGGTGCACTCGCCAACCTGATTGAGCTAGATTTGAGAGATAACGACATTTCGGAAATTCCTGAATCCATCCTGGAGCTGGAGCATCTGGAGAAGCTTGATCTCAGGTGGAATAGCAATCTGAGGCCCACTTCCTGCTTAACTACCCTCGAGCAAAGAGGCTGTGTGGTTTATACATGAGCATTATAGCCTTCTGCATGAAAAGGTCGGATGAAGGATAGTACCATCTTGGATTTCTCGATGTTACACTTCCTCGACATGCTTCACCCAGATATGCTTGTAGTCGATTTTCCCCCATGCATTTAAGGCCATGCCTTCAAGCATGGGGTGATGCTGGGCTTTCTGAAGGCTGTGATACAGAAAGATGACATTAGATGAACTTTTGAGCTTTTCCTGAATGTCCATAAGCAGCTTCATTCGCTCATCCGAGCTTGGTTCTCCCATACATACTGTTAACTTGTCATCCACATAAGCGGTCAATTCCGGGCTGAGGTGATTACGCAGGAAACTGAAACGGGATTGATACAGCTCCAGCAGGGTCAGGTCTGCCTGCTCCCCAAGCACTTCTCCTGCCATGACCAGGTCGGCCTGTGCCAGCACTTGAGGGTCAGCCAGATGCTCGATCGGGAGCTTCACTACGTTCAGTTGAACCCCCATCTCCTTGCATCGCCTGCTAATCCACGCAGCCGTTTTTTCATTCTCCAACCATTCATACGTGTACAGGTTCAGAGACTGACCTCCATATTCGGATGCCTGAATCCGTTTTTTGGCTTCATCCAGATCAAAACTCGCTGTGTCATCCTGCTGCGCTCCACTGAGCACAAACCCTTCCGATGCACACTGCCTAAGTCCACCCAGTTCCTTAATCATTCGTTCCCGATCCAATCCCATATCTATGGCCTGACGAAATAGAATATTTTGCTGAATCCCTGCTTTGCTCAGGTTAAAGGTCAGATAGGTGCTACCATTCTCCAACTGGCTGAGAGAGGGTTCACTCGTTGATTCTCTACTCGCATCCGAATATAACAGCTGCATATCCCTGCCTGTCCTGTGTGATCCAGGTTGTCCTTCATAGTCCGGCCACACCCACATCTCAATCCGATCCAGATGAGGACGCCCTTCAAAGTAAAGATCATTCGCTTCCAATACAAGCAGGGATTCATTATTTTTGATCATACGGAAAGGACCCGTGCCAATCGGCAGTGCTGGGAAACATGCAGCTTTATCAGGGCCTCCCAAATTTTCAGGTACGATCGAACAGCGATCCGTACAGAGAAAAGCTGGAAATACTGCATTGGGCTGGGCAAAATAAAAGTCAATGCAATATCTCCCGGGAGTCTCTATAGCTTTAATTAAAGAAAATATCCATTCTGAGGATGTCCTTCCTGACATGCGTTCAAATGTAAATTTCACATCCTGTGCAGTCATTTCCTGACCGTGGTGGAACCGTACTCCCTTACGTAAGTAAAATCGCCAGCGCGATGATGATTCGTCCCATTCCCAATGATGGGCTAGTCCAGGAAGAATACGTTTTTCCTCTGGATCGAATATGAGGAGTGTATCGAAGATCTGCCTTACCCAATGAGATTCAGTACGCCGCTGAACCCACGCGGGGTCCAGATGAGGGACTGGACGGTAAAAGGGAAAACGCAGCACCTCCCGTTCCTCCTCATCGGTGCGCAAGATGCCCAGCTGTCGTTCCAGCCAATCGGTAAAGTCATCCTTCATTCGCTGTGTACCGGAAGAATCAATTAAACGCCATGCTTCATTCAGCTGCTCATTCTCCACAAGCTGCTTCGCTTTGGCTGCAAGCAGATCCGATATCGAAATATGAAAAGACATTCGGGATACCTTGCCTCTTCCACGACCGGGTATCCATGTCAAATAACCGGATTCCGTCAATTTGTTCAGAACTAGCTGTGCATTGCGCCTCGAACAATCCAGCAGTTCAGTGACCTGTTCCATCGTGACTTCAATCATTTCCTGCTCAGGAACACCCTCAAACTGGGTGCGCAAGATAAGGTAATGCTCTTCTGCGTCCATCTTCACC contains these protein-coding regions:
- a CDS encoding SgrR family transcriptional regulator, which translates into the protein MDAEEHYLILRTQFEGVPEQEMIEVTMEQVTELLDCSRRNAQLVLNKLTESGYLTWIPGRGRGKVSRMSFHISISDLLAAKAKQLVENEQLNEAWRLIDSSGTQRMKDDFTDWLERQLGILRTDEEEREVLRFPFYRPVPHLDPAWVQRRTESHWVRQIFDTLLIFDPEEKRILPGLAHHWEWDESSSRWRFYLRKGVRFHHGQEMTAQDVKFTFERMSGRTSSEWIFSLIKAIETPGRYCIDFYFAQPNAVFPAFLCTDRCSIVPENLGGPDKAACFPALPIGTGPFRMIKNNESLLVLEANDLYFEGRPHLDRIEMWVWPDYEGQPGSHRTGRDMQLLYSDASRESTSEPSLSQLENGSTYLTFNLSKAGIQQNILFRQAIDMGLDRERMIKELGGLRQCASEGFVLSGAQQDDTASFDLDEAKKRIQASEYGGQSLNLYTYEWLENEKTAAWISRRCKEMGVQLNVVKLPIEHLADPQVLAQADLVMAGEVLGEQADLTLLELYQSRFSFLRNHLSPELTAYVDDKLTVCMGEPSSDERMKLLMDIQEKLKSSSNVIFLYHSLQKAQHHPMLEGMALNAWGKIDYKHIWVKHVEEV